Part of the Novosphingobium sp. KA1 genome is shown below.
CACTTCCGGCACAAACATCACTTCCTTGCCGAGCACCTTCTCGACCGCGCCGACCACCATCGACAGCGACATGCTGGGCACGCGCTCACCCTTGGGGCGGCCAAAGTGGGCGAGCAGGAGGACCTTGGCGCCCTTCTCGGCGAGCTGCAGGATCGTCGGCGCGGCGGCGCGAATGCGGGTATCGTCGGTGACGACGCCATCGCTCATCGGCACGTTGAAATCGACGCGCACCAGCGCGACCTTTCCGGCCACGTCACCAAGGTCATCAAGGGTCTTGAAAGCGCTCATCGTTCGGTCCTTGTCTCGTCGCCCACGGCAGCACGCGCGCCGTCAGAATATCTTGTTCGCAGTCTATGCCGCCCGTACCGCCATGACGCCGCCCCAAAGCGGGCGCCGGACGATCGTGCCGGATGCACTGCGCCGCGAAAGTCCCATACCGGACTTCCGCGGCGACAGTGGTGGGGGCGAACCGCCCACCATCGGATCAACGCGGCTCTTACACCGCGTTTGACGCCGACAGGGCGATCCACCGCCATCAAGCCCTCAGAGCAGGCCAGCCATGACACCAGCGGTGTCGATCATGCGGTTGGAGAAGCCCCACTCGTTGTCGTACCACGACAGGACGCGGACCAGCTTGCCTTCCAGAACGGCAGTCTCAAGGCTGTCGATGGTCGACGAGTGCGCGTCGTGGTTGAAGTCGATCGAAACCAGCGGCTCTTCGGTGTAACCGAGCACGCCCTTGAGTTCGCCTTCGGCCGCTTCCTTGAGCAGCGCGTTGACTTCCTCGGCGGTGGTGTCGCGCTTGGGCACGAAGGTCAGGTCGACGACCGAGACGTTCGGGGTCGGCACGCGGATCGACGAACCGTCGAGCTTGCCCTTGAGGTCGGGAAGAACGAGACCCACGGCCACGGCGGCGCCGGTGCTGGTGGGGATCATGTTCATCGCGGCGGCGCGGGCGCGGCGCGGATCCTTGTGGATCTGGTCGAGGATCTTCTGGTCGTTGGTGTACGAGTGGATCGTGGTCATCAGACCGCGCTCGATACCGATCTTCTCGTTCAGTACCTTGGCGAAGGGCGCCAGGCAGTTGGTGGTGCACGAGGCGTTCGACACGACGACGTGATCGGCGGTCAGTTCCTTGTGGTTCACGCCGTAGACGACGGTGAGGTCCACGCCCTTGGCCGGAGCCGAGACGAGCACGCGCTTCGCGCCCGCGTCGATGTGCTTGCCGGCGCTCGCCTTGTCGGTGAAGAAGCCGGTGCATTCGAGCACGATATCGATGCCCTGCGCGGCGTGCGGCAGGTTCGCGGGATCGCGCTCCGCCGTCACGTGGATGCGCTTGCCGTTCACGACGAGATCGGTGCCGTCGACTTCCACGGTG
Proteins encoded:
- the gap gene encoding type I glyceraldehyde-3-phosphate dehydrogenase, whose translation is MATKVAINGFGRIGRNVARAILERTDHDLELVSINDLADAQANALLFKRDSVHGTFEGTVEVDGTDLVVNGKRIHVTAERDPANLPHAAQGIDIVLECTGFFTDKASAGKHIDAGAKRVLVSAPAKGVDLTVVYGVNHKELTADHVVVSNASCTTNCLAPFAKVLNEKIGIERGLMTTIHSYTNDQKILDQIHKDPRRARAAAMNMIPTSTGAAVAVGLVLPDLKGKLDGSSIRVPTPNVSVVDLTFVPKRDTTAEEVNALLKEAAEGELKGVLGYTEEPLVSIDFNHDAHSSTIDSLETAVLEGKLVRVLSWYDNEWGFSNRMIDTAGVMAGLL